A stretch of DNA from Esox lucius isolate fEsoLuc1 chromosome 18, fEsoLuc1.pri, whole genome shotgun sequence:
aatttataaaattaacaatatattccctatattcaaatattaatattatataagTTGAATACATTGACTCATTCAAACCTATAGGAAACTTTGTAAATCATTGCGACCAAAGcaatatattataaattaatCTCAAGATCATTAgtacaaaaactttttttatgtAAAGGGCCTTTATAAGAGGAATTTTGAAGAATGTATGTGATAAGGAAAACTTACAAAAGTGAGGAAGATGCAGGAGAGTTTAATGGTGGAGCGGCAGCTGAGGCTTTTGGTGGAATGAAAATGTCTCTAAATTAGCCGTGGGTAGAAAAGGAGCGCATGTGCAGCTGGTTGCTGGTTGGCCAGCAGGAGTAGGAACAAGAAGCAGGGCTATTGTGGAAGTAAGAGTTCATCAGGAGGACGAAAAAGAAGAGAGGTGAGGGTGAAGTCTGTCTTGGGTGGGGTGTTGGGAGTTCAGAGACTGATGCTGGGTAGCTGGCAGACCTAGGGAGGGAAGAAAAACCGATGGACCGGCATCCTTTGGTGTGGCATTTAGCGCATTAGATATCTACAACCTATACATCCAATCTACATCTTTTAATGCCttctatttcattatttaaaaaactgcCATAATCAAACACATGAATCAGTGATAACAAAAGGTCCTAAATTGTGTACTAGAAATTCCTTGGAGTGGGTCAAATTCCAAAGTGTTGTCAGGAGAGCAGAAACAGAAACCAGGATATCCAAATATTGattatctgcctgtctgtcctgtgtcgATTTGAGTTTTTGAAGATGTTTGGaggtattttatattattttattgccaGGACTGTAAGAAAGAGGCTAGAGAGATGGATGAAGAAGAAAGAGGCTAGGGAGATGGATGAAGGGCAGACAGTCGTCCATGCAGGGGCTCAAAACCCGTCACCAGGGGGAATGCACGGTCCGGAGTCAGGAGTTTAGACTGCTACACCAGACTCCAGCACGTGCCTgagattttgttttattaatccTTGTTTTATTGTGCTTGACTGAATTATGATGGTTAGTCCTATGAGGATGGGATTGCCCCACCTGCAGCCTCAGTAACACATCCAGTCTATCAAGTCCTTCTAGGCTTACCCTTTCCAAGagagattaaaataaaattaggcCTAATAGTATGAATCAGCCAAAGCTACTCAAAATCCTAATCTGCTATGAGTCTGAGTTTACCATAGATGTCAGATGCTTTTAAAGAATATCCTTGGAATGATGAGAATATATGTAACCTTAAGAACATTTGTAGAAAAGGAGAATGTAACTGCAAAGTGACAAAAATACAGgttcattacatgtatttgagGCAGCTGCTATCATCTTATTATTTACTTTGGCTGTTTTACTGCTGTGTGAAGCGCTTTTTGCTTTGGGCTAGAGAAGGGCTATATATATAAAGTTGTTATTATTTGCCTCCACTCATGCAGTACGTGCAGAACCACACATTCTTGTAAATGTGTTGTCAATACGGATAAAACTATCGTAAAGCTAGGTTTCATATTAATTGACATACAATTAATTAAGGAGCCAAGTAGCTAGTTATTTCTACAATCCCTACATAGCCAgacatatttcattattttaaacatggacaTGGTTTTTTGTCTATCAAACTAACATTGTATTTAAACCTTGTGCGCCCCTCAAATTTACTACCCtttggacaccttcgtggacaaaaatgtacacatacaaTAAACcgatataaaatatttatacattaatattatgttcagcttttttttttcataaatctcttaaacaacttaaaacctgctcaaaacaaccaaacattcaggattttaaccctttaaatgcctgtttgattgtttgaattattaaaacaattatacactcacctaaaggattattaggaacaccatactaatactgtgtttgaccccctttcgccttcagaactgccttaattctatgtggcattgattcaacaaggtgctgaaagcattctttagaaatgttggcccatattgataggatagcatcttgcagttgatggagatttgtgggatgcacatccagggcacaaagctcccgttccactacatcccaaatatgctctattgggttgagatctggtgactgtgggggccatttcagtacagtgaactcattgtcatgttcaagaaaccaatttgaaatgatttgagctttgtgacatggtgcattatcctgctggaagtagccatcagaggatgggtacatggtggtcataaagggatggacatggtcagaaacaatgctcaggtaggctgtggcatttaaacgatgcccaattggcactaaggggcctaaagtgtgccaagaaaaaatcctccacaccattacaccaccaccacccgcctgcacagtggtaaaaaggcaacatggatccatgttctcagtCTGTTTACGCTAAATTCTGACTCttccatctgaatgtcttaacagaaatcgagactcatcagaccaggcaacattcttccagtcttcaactgtccaattttggtgagctcgtgcaaattgtagcctctttttcctatttgtagtggagatgagtggtacccggtggggtcttctgctgttgtagaccatccgcctcaaggttgtgtgtgttgtgtcttcacaaatgctttgctgcatacctcggttgtaacgagtggttatttcagtcaaagttgctcttctatcagcttgaatcagtcggcccattctcctctgacctctagcatcaacaaggcatttttgcccacatgactgccgcatactggatgtttttcccttttcacaccattctttgtaaactctagaaatggttgtgcgtgaaaatcccagtaactgagcagattgtgaaatactcagaccggcccgtttggcaccaacaaccatgccacgctcaaaattgcttaaatcacctttctttcccattctgacattcagtttggagttcaggagattgtcttgacctggaccacacccctaaatgcattgaagcaactgccatgtgattggttgattagataattgcattaatgagaaattgaacaggtgttcctaataatcctttaggtgagtgtattttccATACAATAAATAGTAGAGGCATgggctttggtggtgattagagtattggatatgtcaaagataagcaacaaaatgtatttgattgcattagtatattttatgtagtgccaGATACTCCCTCTGGACACCGTGGACagaaatgtcccattgacttccattaaaaattaaaataaatatctcaCTGTCATTAAAGTATAAAACCatgtattctgtaatgaaagcatttcattttgaagaaaagttgTGATATTAGAAATGTTgctgtattccaccacacacacgcacgcacacacacgcgcgtgcatacacacgcacacacatgtgcacacaaaaactcttctaccagattcaaccagattcaaccattttcccattgtaggcCAATGGATGGAATTCTTGTATTTACCTTAGGAGAATGTGTCAATTTCAACAGTGATGTTAAACCAGATCCATATGAGCAGTTTGTTTTGGCATAGAAtgtgtagtgtaatgagaaatgtctgttgagaaAGAGTGGAAGTATATTTGACGAAGAGGCAcgtctggccccaccaagtctccaacacacccttGGTGATGGTAAGCAGgggtcctgcataacatttgcttctctaaagatctggccacaccaagtctccaacagacccttggtgatgttaatcagtgtCCTGGGTAATATACTTAAATGGCATTCCTCAAACCACTACATTACCAGCCCATCAATGTATGTCACGCTTAAAATCAGTGCGTGCTACCGCTGCCTGGtggcaaaacatacaaaactcaACACGCATTTGCAAATCGCCACATGCATTTGCAAATCACCACACACATTTGCAGATCTCTGCTGCGGCAGAAATGTAGCAAAAGTCAcgtgtaaaaaaaaagacagcaaaTTAAGAGGCCCGTCTGAGTTGTAACTGATGACTTGTCCGTATATGCATTTAAAGATTTGTCTACGCATTTACAGAGTTGTCTTTACATTCACAGATCTATCTACGCATTTACAGATttttacaaacatttacaaatctcaataCGCTTACAAATCTGAATATAGATCTTGAGATGTTTTTACCCATACTATTCTGATTACGCACACAGAATCTGAATACACATTTGCTGATTCATGTACATTCACAAAACTCGGTACGCATTTCGagattattttacaaaattacaaatcTGATTACGCACACACGGATTGAGATAGTACACAACTCcccacacacatttgtaaatagttttgctACAATAATGGCCCCATACTACTATTTTAATGTAcatcaaattgtatttttaaatacgCAAACACTGTCCATTGTGTATGTACTGAATTAACTGTACTGATCCAACAGCGTGTCACTCAGATCAACACATTATGCGTCTCTCTGGCAAGGGTTAGTTTCAGCTGTAAAAGCTATACTATaagaaaataatgacaaattaatgaatttaattgaaacaacaacaagagTGATTGCACTCTGGATAACATGCACATATTATGCTCTGAAAAATTAACACAGCCTACGTTTCACAGCCAACGGAATTTTGCCTACACTTTCGTTAATTTGATTCCGGGGGTGTGGAGCCCAGTGGCCTGCTGTACTTTTCGCATGAAGCATTCTTGCTCAGAGTCGGCTTGTCTTTAATGAGTTTTTAATAGTTAGTTAATAGTTTGTAATAGCTAAAGCTGTGCACTTTAATGCAAAATTTACTCGAACAAATAACATTGCTTTCTTTTTGGGCTTGCAGCTCGTGAGAACTAAAATGTGAATGGAAGGAACTTTAAGACTGACAGGTGCAAATCATGATAACCTGTCACATTCGAATGGGCAGTAGGTAGGACCAATCAAAAAATAGGACCAAGTGAAAATACCAGACAAAACATGATCTTCTAAATAAGTTGGAACACCTGAAAACTGACTGAAATACGGTCACCCCAGCTTTATATccattcatccctccatccatccatcatcttccgcttatccggggccgggtcgcgggggcagcagtctaagcagagatgcccagctGTATATCACCTCAAAATACTAATTAGGCTACCACCCCCAAAAATAATTACCATCAAGTCACTCAATTATTATCTGAGTGAGGTTAGTATCTATAATAGTGTCTCAGTATGACCCGCAACATAAcgattaataaaacaaacatagaTTCGTTTCTTTTGCCCATAGACTATTTTCATGGGGGAAAAGAGTGAAATTCCTAAGGTAATTACCAGATTTCATGAATAAATCAAGTGCGCCATCTAATGGCTATTCGACAGCTGCTATTATCTTCTGATATCACTCCGAAAATAACACATTCGGAATAAGCAAAACATCCATACAAATGAATATTAGAAATAGTACCGATCAAAAACACAAATTGAACATTATCTATTTATCACACTCTGTGTTTGATTTTCTCTGTCTTTGAAATTGTCACTCGATTATTTCTGTCTGCGACTATGCGCGGGTAGTGTACACTGCACGCGGGGTGAAAATACATTGTGATTGTTGTGGCTACTGCAAGTGCCAGGCAAGTTAGCTTTATAGTCAATCAGTCTAAATCTATAGCACAATATACAAAATGGCGGATTCGCAAGACGACAAACTTTACAAAGCTGAATATGCCAAAAGTGGACGTGCTTCGTGCAAGAAATGCAAGGAAAATATTGCCAAGGATTCGCTGCGGATGGCTATCATGGTGCAGGTAACTTGAGCTTCTGATCTTTTCCGTGAAACTGCTGAAACGCTtaatccccccccaaaaaagctTGTATAAGTGTATGTCGTTGATTCTGCctcaaaaaaacattgatgtgctttgagttttatttaaaaatacgtGATGTTTTATTGCGGTGATAGGCCTTCATTTGCGTTTACTGGCCACTAGATTATTGAATAAGAATAGGATTTAATTTCTTCGCTACCATCGGTATTCCATGTGCACTTATGATGACTTGGTCAGACATACTGTACCCGTATGTTTCAGTTTCACTGCTTAGATTGCCGTTTATTGAAGTTATGTACTCTGATTTTAGAAATCTCGCGTCAGGTAGCCAACCATCGCATTATGTCAGATTGACCCATTTACAAATTAGTTCAGGGAAAACTTCAGCTACAGTGTAGAGTACAGTCTAATTTAGTGGTCCTTAACTGGTTACATGACGCTTAACTTGACTATGAATTTCACAACATTTTTGTGCAGAATATTTCGTTATTCAAATccccaacattttatttctagAAAGGGCtggtatgtacagtatagtagaTTGATTTTGTAGAAAGGGGGGGTTCAAACGGGGTTTTGAAAGTGATATCTGTGAAATAGATATAGTTCATCTGTGTGTGAATCTACTCAACTGACTCTACTATAACTTTCCTCAGTCCCCCATGTTTGACGGTAAGGTCCCTCACTGGCAccatttctcctgcttctgGTTGCGAGCAGCCGCCCAGTCTCCAGGCGACATCGCTGGGTTCTCTGACCTTCGCTGGGAGGACCAGGAGAAGGTCAAAAAGGCCATAGAGACCGGGGGAGCTGCAGGAGGTCAGGCTTTAACATCTAACTTTTTAACCTTACCCCCATCGTAATCCGGAACTCAGTGTTGTCATGGAAAAGGCACTCAATAACAAAGTGAATACTCATTGACTGCAGGTCAATGGTACAATAACACATCGGATTCCCTCTTTAACACAGGAAAAGGTGACGCAAAGGGTGGAGCAAAAGGGGAGAAGACTCTAAATGACTTTGGAGTGGAGTACGCCAAGTCTAACCGCAGCACGTGCAAAGGATGTGAGCAAAAAATTGAAAAGGTTGGAGTCATTAACTGTATTCTGTTTGCCATGTGATATACATGTGGCTGCAAAATAACATTACACTACGCTTATCTTTCAACATCTGTTCCATTTGAAAAATGGTTTTGAGGATAAATATGCATGTTGCTACTGTATATAACCTCAGATACTTTTGTAACAGCCCTAACGCCTACCCTCTTCCAGGACCAAATCCGTGTGTCGAAGAAGACAGTAGACCCAGAGAAGCCCCAACTGGGTTTGATAGACCGCTGGTACCATACAGCCTGCTTTGTGGGCCGTAGGGAGGAGCTGGCCTTCAAAGCCGAGTACAGCGCTACCCAGCTCAAAGGCTTCAACACTCTCAGAGTGGAAGACAAGGAGGAGCTCAAGAGGAGACTGCCCACTGTCAAATCTGAAGGGTGAGGCTTAGGCTAATGATTTAAATAACCATGTAGCCTGGTGCTCTAAAAACTTTACCTTTAGTGTAAATGATTTTGAGCTAACATTAGTCAGATGTGTAACTAATGTTATTGcaatttcaattatttaattagACCGTTGTCATTGCTCACAATCATTTGCATAACAGACTCAAAATGGCACATACGGGTCACCAGTTGAATGTAAAGGAGTGCCGATTCAGATTTTGCCAATATTGTCATCAGTCAGCTTGGGTGGTTGGTGGACCCACCTTCTTTCTCGCCCCCTTGAGCTCTGAAGCAGAGCAAGATGGCTTTGAAGGTGTTCCGAAAGGTTCTCATCTTGTACGCATACAGGAAGGGGTTAATGGCGGAGTTAGCATGCGAAAGGATAATGGCGGCAAGCAGGAGCTCCAGAGGCACGGGGCACCCGGGGCAGAGGAGCAGAAAACAGTTGATGGCATGCAGAGGGATCCAACAGGCCGCGAAGAGGAACTGGATGAGGAAAAGCAATGTGGCTGTCTTCAGCTCCCTATTTGCACCTGCCGCCTGGGCTGCCTGCCCCTTCGCATCCCCTGCGCCGCCCTCGGCCGCGATGCGCCGCAGCTGCCGCTTGACTGTGGCAAAGATCTGGGTGTAGATGATGAACATGACCACCAAGGGAGCCAGCATGCAGGCGAAGAAGTTAAAGTAGACCATGTAGTTCATGTCCACCACTAGCACAAATAAGCAGTAACCGGAGTCGGGCGGCTTCTTGTGCCAACCCATGAGGGGCACCAGGCCTATTAGGAAAGCTAGCACCCAGGTAACCAGAATAACTAGGATAGCGCTACGCGGTGTCATTAGCATGCAGTAACGCAAAGGCAGGAGAATGGCGATGTAACGCTCCACAGCTATGGCCAGCAGGCTGAAGATGGAGCTCTGTGTCAGAGTGATCAACACGCTGAGCATCAGCAGGCACAGGTAGAGGTCGTGGCGGGGAACACCCTTGGCAGTCAGGATAGCGCATGGGATGGCCAACGCGCCCACGCACATGTCAGCTACGGCTAGCGACACCAGGAAGTAGTTTGTGACAGTGCAGAGTTTCTTATTGAGGCCCACGGCAGCACACACTAGTAGGTTTCCCAAGGTGGATAGGGTGGCAATGACAATTTCGGCCCCCATGTACACTGCGTTAGGGGAGTCCAGGTcagggggaggagggatgggTGAGATGGAGGAGTTCCAAAGGGGTAGCAGTGATGGGTGGAAAGAATGGATGGGGGAGTTTTTGGGGGGTGGTGAGAGGTTCACTGATGCGTTCAGGTTTTCTATCATTTTCCTGAAATGGAGATGAACATAGTCTATTTACATACTGTGACATGTAGCAAATTGTCTGattttaattaatatatatatattttgtaaactcttcaaaaataaataatttaaaagcaaataaaatatCTGCCATTCACCTACGAACAAAGCTAGCATGTAACAGCTACTTACCAAACATTTACTTTTCAGAAGACCTTTGCTATCGTAATGTCTTCTATAAATAGCTCTGCAGTTTCAGCAGGACCTGGGAGATAGACAATGTGTTAGTTAAGATCTGTTATTTCTGCTTTGGAGATCCtatgaacaaataataaaaaggcACCAGCTTGATCGCAAACCGCCACTACAGCCACATGTTCGCTcgtggacacagacacacacacacaaagcctgaCTAATGTGCAACATCTCATGTCCAGCGTAGTTCAATTTATAGATTCTACCACgggttggggtgggggttgTTTTGGTCTTTGTGTCGGGTCCTGTGAGTCATTCCTGCTCTGGGGCAAAACGGCCAAGAGGCTGTGTGATTGCCAGGTGTTTTTAAAGAGAAGCCCATGGGAGGCTTATTAACTTCCCCTCCAGAAGTGGCAGGGTGACTAAAGAGAAGAGGACATGGTCACAGAGTGacatctgtgatggcaatttctaaaattccaaagttctatgaaaatggtaggtaagacaggagaaatcaattgcgcaataaacggttttaatcttgcttgcaaggagaaagtatacaggttacaaagtaacggtggatagttttctaaataaaaacatcattttgacagtatttattacataggaagaaggggtgtggtaagatgctgccatctgtttcatgtcaatcaaacacctttccctttgttctatcacacacgtcaaatgctatcttcccccaccttatccttcctgcaataatgtttacccaaaggggccaactgaccttactgccccctgttgtatcttctcctatcctgtcctaaaacccattgatctccatctggacagacaatagatgccccctatgcaaataccaggtcccacacattcctgtacctatcttaacagtgggactcacttctttatacagtcagaatacattgtataagaaatttccacaacacatccCTAATCATCCATAGTCACCACAACGTGCAGCGACTTGAATCCCCTCCAGAGGATGAAGACGTGTGGTGACTTGAACCTCCGTAGTCACAAGGTGACGGCACTAATGAATCTCCCTGATGGATGAAGGTGTCCAGGTTGTTTGACTAACATCCAATGAGGCCCTGGTCCCTAATGGCCTCATTTACCAAGTTAATGGTGAACTTGACTGTCAAATTTCTTCCAGGATAAAACTTTCTTAAAGGAGAGTCAGTGGGTAGCTTAGTGGTTGGGACCTTAGATCCAAGCTTcaacaaggtaaaaaaaaaaaaaaagttgatcTGTTCTTGTTTTGGAGCACTCCTTCAGCTCTTCAATTCAAAGGAGTTGTGCTTAAAAACAGAGTAACAGTGCATTTGGATTGTGTTCCATTGATTACTTTGGGGATCTTATTTTACCTGTTTTCCCCATCAGAAAGAGGAAGGCAGACGAGGTAGATGGAGAGGGGCCATCCAAGAAGCAGAAGGAAGATGAGAATAAGAAATTGGAGCTGCAGATGAAGGTTCacatattaattttttttctatttatttcttCAAATGAGAAAAATACCTTTGTCTTtgtggtctgtgtgtattttcccgacaaaaaaaaaatttcctCCTGTGTTGTTGTTCAGGAGCAGAGCCAGCTGATCTGGAGCATCAAGGACAAGCTGAGACAGTACTGTTCCACTAATGACATGAAGGAGCTGCTCATTGCCAATGGACAGGAAGTGCCATCTGGAGAATCAAATGTAAGAAGGATCGTTATGGAGATCCTGCAAATAGCACAGCAGTGAAGTCACTGCCCTACTGTTTTGCTGCGTCATTGTGGCCAGCAGTTAAAATCCTGGTTGCAGCTTTCCAGTAATCACCGTAAGCCAAAACATAATGACATAATTTGGGAGGGTGAAACAAATTTACTTTTTGTCTATTcccgtctgtctctttctgtctcttggtGTCTGTCTCTAAAAATATTAGTTGGgtgtttctgattctgatttctGATGGGTCAGCCATTTAAGTAGTGCATTTGTTTGATTAACAGGTTGTAGACAGTCTGGCAGACTGCATGGCCTTTGGTGCACTGAAACCCTGCGAGGAGTGCAAGGGCCAGCTGGTGTTCAAGAGCGATGCATACTACTGCACAGGGGACATCTCTGCCTGGACCAAGTGTGTGTTTAAGACCCAGCTTCCTAACCGCAAGGACTGGGTCACCCCGAAGGTTGGTATAGCTGGATGTGAATAGAGGTTGTGTTTGTTCTGGCAAAAGTCTTGCATTTGCAGTATTTCAACCCTACAAGCCTACAAAACAAGTTAAGAAAGTACCTCCCAATCTTTGGACAGTTTTCTTGTAGTGTGTTTGATGAATACGAGATGGAAATACCTGACTGCTCAGTGGGAATTCCAAAAGCTTACTTCCCCTCTTTTCACCTTCAGGAGTTCCATGAGCTAACCTTCCTCAAGAAGTTCAAGTTCAAGAGACAAGATCGAGTGTTCCCTAAGGTGGCGcctgcccctcccccttcctcctctgCAGCCAGTGTTGTCTCCAGTTCTCCCAGTAGGGCCTTCCCAGAGGGAGCCCCAGCAGGTTAGGAGCAACTAGGGAGAACGATGACATTGATGCTGTGAAAGTATAATGCAGAATATGGTACTGCTGGCGTTGTCTGCAGAAAACAAGATCACAAATATTATAGTCTGTAGGACGGTGTATGGTGATGTTTGTTGACATAAAACTCATTCTGAAGCCCATTATCGTGCTGCTAAATTCTGGTATTACACCACATGGACAGTTAAACTAATTGTTAATATAACAAGCATGGAAGATGTTAGGAGGATAATTGAGTTGCCAGTGGGTGCCTGTGATATTCCTGTTAGTCTTGCATTTAAAAAACCAAATGAAATGGGGCAGCACTGAGCTAGCCAGCAACTTCATGTCTTGGAGTAGTAGATGCGTGTTCATAACTTCCTTGGCCTGAAATTCTGTACTCACAAATGGAATGAATAGTTCAACTTGATTGATGGCTTAgcattttgatgtttttatgaAGGAACTGGTAAGAGGCGAGGACTAGAAAGACAGATGGTTGCTATAATGAGAGTTACATCTCTTTATTTGACttattttgttgaaatgtaTTGGCTGCGCCACGAATAAGACTTGCACCCCAAAGAATGATTCAGGAATGTGTTGGCGCACGTCAGTTGAGCCGTCTGCCATCCGTTAAGTGACTGTTCATTTATGAGGGGAGTCACTCGATTCCAAACCACAGTACGCAGGTGTTCAGCACAACCCCTGCCTCAACCTACCTTTCTCTTAGCTCCCTCAATCAAAATGTTCTGCCGGCGCTAGTGAGTAAGCACCTTTGGAACTTAAGAAAGCAGATTTTAATCTGGGTTTCACTTCTGTGTTGAGTCTTTGTTCTCAGTTATGTTAGAACAACACAAGTCCCATTCAGAGTTTTACAGTGTCTTTTTCTACTTATTCTAATTCTATATACTGTAaatgcctctctctcttcactcttcCCCTGTAGACAAGCCTCTGACAGGGATGAAGCTGCTGGCTGTTGGCAAGATGAGACAGAACAAGGATGAGCTAAAAGCTGCAGTGGAGGCGCTAGGTGGGAAGATTACTGGCACGGCCAATAaggcctctctctgcctcagcACGAAGAGTAAGTAGCCAGTTAACGGAGAGGGTTGTTGAATTCAAATTTAGTTCACACTTACCAGCACAGAAACCGTAAGAAAACATATTACGACATTTTAGGATTGGATTTCTTTGTATAACCAACTTTAACGTTTTTGGACTGCTCTCTGTTGCATAGA
This window harbors:
- the LOC109615378 gene encoding adenosine receptor A2a-like, giving the protein MGAEIVIATLSTLGNLLVCAAVGLNKKLCTVTNYFLVSLAVADMCVGALAIPCAILTAKGVPRHDLYLCLLMLSVLITLTQSSIFSLLAIAVERYIAILLPLRYCMLMTPRSAILVILVTWVLAFLIGLVPLMGWHKKPPDSGYCLFVLVVDMNYMVYFNFFACMLAPLVVMFIIYTQIFATVKRQLRRIAAEGGAGDAKGQAAQAAGANRELKTATLLFLIQFLFAACWIPLHAINCFLLLCPGCPVPLELLLAAIILSHANSAINPFLYAYKMRTFRNTFKAILLCFRAQGGEKEGGSTNHPS